Part of the Halalkalibacter krulwichiae genome is shown below.
TTCGTTAACATTAGTGAATAACCATGTAGATGGAAAGTATGAAAACGGACGAAGTGACACTCGAGATCTTGAATTAACAGAAGAAGAGAGAGAACCTGTCGTAACTGATTTCCAAGAAGAAACAGCTGCAGAATATGGAGTTATGAATGACAGGTTCGAAAGGGAAGAGACTGCTCGTGCAAATGAAGATGACGTCACTGCAGGCCGTGGTGTTGGAACCTTTGCGATCGTGTTGTCTATTCTATCCCTATTCTTCTTACCGGTATTGCTTGGAGCAGCTGGTATAGTAGTTGGATTTGTTTCACGTCGTTATGGCTCAACAACGCTTGGAAACTGGGCGATTGGTATTGGTGCTATTTCGATTCTCATGACCGTCTTTTTCTCCCCATTCTTTTAGCTGATTGAGGAGGACGGGGAACATAAGAAAAGCATAGGCTCAAAAGAGCTTATGCTTTTTCTAATTCTGGCTGATTCTTTTGATATTCTGCAGCAATTTTATCAATTTCAATCTTTAATTCTTCGACCATCGTTTCCTCGGGTACTTTTCTGACAATTTCACCTTTCATAAAGAGCAACCCTTCACCTCTTGCTCCAGCAATACCAATGTCGGCTTCTCTGGCTTCTCCAGGACCATTAACGGCACAGCCTAGAACAGCTACTTTAATGGGTGCTTTAATTGAAGAAATGTACTCCTCAATTTCGTTAGCAATGCTAATAAGGTCAATCTCAATTCGGCCACATGTTGGGCATGAAATAAGTGTGGCTGCATTTGAAGCAAGACCAAAAGATTTTAGTAGCTCACGCGCAACTTTCACTTCTTCAACCGGATCTGCACTTAATGAGATACGAACGGTATTACCAATCCCTAAATTCAAAATGGCACCAAGTCCTGCCGCACTTTTAATGGTTCCAGCAAATAAAGTTCCTGATTCTGTAATTCCTAAATGGAGAGGGTAATCAAATGCTTTCGCTGCTTTTTCATAAGCTTCAATTGCTAAGTTCACATCAGAAGCTTTCATCGATACAATGATGTCATGAAAGTCAAGATCCTCAAGGATTTTTATATGGTGCAAAGCACTTTCCACCATGCCATCAGCTGTTGGATAACCATATTTTTCAAGAATGCGTTTCTCTAAAGAACCAGCATTTACTCCAATACGAATCGGAATTCCTTTTTCTTTTGCAGCTTTCACAACTGCTTCAACTTTATGGCGTTTTCCAATATTCCCTGGATTGATACGAATTTTATCTGCTCCACCTTCAATTGCTTTAAGCGCAAGCTTATAATCAAAATGAATGTCAACTACTAATGGAATATTAATCTGAGCTTTAATATCTGAAATCGCCTCAGCTGCACGCATGTCAGGACAAGCTACGCGTACAATTTGACATCCAGCTTCTTCAAGGCGCTTAATCTCAGCGACAGTAGCTTCAACATCATGTGTTTTTGTCGTTGTCATACTCTGGACAACAACTTCATTATTTCCGCCAATCGTTAAGTTACCTACTTTAACTGGTCGAGTTTTTGTACGATGTGTAATTTCGGTCATAGACCCAATCGCTCCTTTATTTCGAAGAGTTAACTCTTCACCTAGTCTCATAAAGAGAATCGTATTCATTTTATCAATGTAGGCAATTGTTTGGCAAGGATAAAGTAAGAGTCTACAAGTAGAAGTAAAAGAAATCAGTGATAAACAGGGAATAGGTAGGTCTTTCCAATTTGAATATCTTCAGGTTTTAATCCGTCATTTAGTTCTTGAAAATCAAAAACAATTTCTTGAATTGATGCGGAAATAGGTCCTTCATGTAAATGTTCTACAATCGAAAGGACGGTTTGGCCTGGTTCAATTGTAACCTCTTGAAATGGTTCAAATTGTACGAGGTTTTCTGACTCGTCACTGAGAGATTCCGTTGTCATTTCGTCGATATTGGTTTCAGCTGCTTCTGTTAAACCGTTGGGTAAAGTTCCGATCGTTAGATCATAATAAGTACTATATAGAATAACGAGGATTATGAGAATCGTTCCGATACGTTTCATTAGCTTGTCCTCCTAGTTTTTAGTTGAACTAATTCATTTAAAGTATATGTTGTTTCTTTGTTAATATGACAAAATGAGGAAGATGTCTTGGAATAATTTTCTTTAAAGGCTGGGAGTGAATAGGAATGGGAGCCCGTCCAGGATACATAATGTTTTTCATTGGCTTGCTACCAATAATCATGGTAATAGGAAATTCGATGTTTATACCATTGCTTCCACAGATGCAAATAGATCTAGCTATTACGACTGTTGAAGGTGGATGGTTATTAACGAGTTTTTCTATTCCGGCAGCTCTTCTTGTACCGTTAGGAGGAATTTTATCGGATCGATTTGGTCGAAGAAAAATAGCGCTTATTGCCTTGCCGATAATTATGATCGGGTGTTTCATTTCAGCGATTGCGACTATGAAGGCGGAGGTGACAAATGCATTTCAGCTTATGTTGATTGGGAGAGTGATACAAGGAGTTGGGGCTGGTGGTGTTACTCCGTTAGCTATGGCATTTATTTCTGACATATATCATGGCGAGCAAAGAAATCGTGCCTTAGGAACGATAGAGGTGTTTAACGGCATAGGTAAAGTTATTAGTCCGATAATTGGAGGGGTTGTTCTTGCTTTATCATGGTCACTAAGCTTTGTATTCTTGTTTGCTATTTCACTATTTGCTTTAGTGGGCATACTTCTATTTGTTCAAACAGATGCTACAGTATCAATTGATCAAGTACCATACCAAAAAAGAAAAAAGAATATTACTTATTTATTTAAAATTCATTGGAGGTGGTTACTACCGATTTTTTTCACCGGAGTAATTGGTATGTTTTTATTGTTTGGTTATTTATTCTATTTTTCGTATTTATTAGAGATGACAATCGCAAATTCTTTATGGAATGGGATTTTCTTAGCTGTTCCTTTATTCATGTTGACAATTTTTTCTTATATGACAGGCAGGGGACTTAAAGGCAAAGAAACACAGTACAAAAAAGTCTTTTCATATGGCCTTCTGTTCATGCTGATAGGCGCGCTAATGATTGTTATTTTGCCTCTTCAATGGATGGCTTTTTTGTTGTCATTGATGTTTTTTTCAGCAGGATTCGGGATGTTGCTACCTGCGGCTAACTCAGCTTTAGCTTCTATTGTTACGAAGGGAGAGAGGGGACAGTCTTTTCGTTTTACTCGATGTTGCGGTTTCTCGGTGTAGCGTTAGGTCCGCTCTTCTTTGGGATTTGGATGATGAATGAAGAACAAATGGTATTTAGCGCTTTATTTCTCATATGTTTAAATACTGTGGTTGTACTCTATTGTTGGCCATGCTTTCCAGTTGGAAAAGAATGTAAGGGAACAGAATTGTCACGTTTATAAATTGAAAACGTGACTTAAGTCCCTTTTATTTCTTTTGAAAAAAGTGTTTCTTAATTAGTATAGCTCTCGTCTTACATGAGAGTGACTTGGTATGACCAGTCGTAAAAGGAGAGTTGATTGAAATGAAATCGTTATGGAAAAAGTTAATTAGTGTCACGTTAGTGCTTTCTTTATTAGTGCCAGTGTATGTGATGGCAGATGCAGCTCCCGGAGATGTTGTCATTACTCTAGGTGAAAATTTATCTGAGACACAAAAGCAAAGTTTGCTTAGTGAAATGGGAGCAACGGATGAAGATCAAATCATTTATGTAACAAATGCCGAAGAACATCAATATTTGGGAAATTACATTAGTGCATCTCGCATAGGAACGAGAGCTCTGTCATCTTCTAAAATTACGTTAAGAGAAGAGGGTGCTGGACTTACCGTCCAAGCTAATAATATTGATTGGGTTTCTGAGGAAATGTATGCAAATGCTTTAATTACAGCAGGTGTTGAAGATGCGGATATTTATGTTACAGCCCCAATAAAAGTATCCGGTACAGCCGCACTAACAGGCTTAATTAAAGCATATGAAGTTGCAGCAGAAGTCGTTATACCAGAAGAACAAAAACAAATTGCCAATGAGGAAATGGTACGAACTGGGGAACTTAGTGAATCAATTGGTGTTGAAGAAGCAACAGAATTAATGAACAGAATTAAAGAAGAAATCGCAAATAACGCGGTTGAAACAGAAGATGACCTACGGGAATTGATTCGCCGTATTGCAGCAGAATTAGGTGTAACA
Proteins encoded:
- a CDS encoding DUF4190 domain-containing protein, whose protein sequence is MADREHPKDEPIRLVDEDDRSLTLVNNHVDGKYENGRSDTRDLELTEEEREPVVTDFQEETAAEYGVMNDRFEREETARANEDDVTAGRGVGTFAIVLSILSLFFLPVLLGAAGIVVGFVSRRYGSTTLGNWAIGIGAISILMTVFFSPFF
- the ispG gene encoding flavodoxin-dependent (E)-4-hydroxy-3-methylbut-2-enyl-diphosphate synthase, giving the protein MTHRTKTRPVKVGNLTIGGNNEVVVQSMTTTKTHDVEATVAEIKRLEEAGCQIVRVACPDMRAAEAISDIKAQINIPLVVDIHFDYKLALKAIEGGADKIRINPGNIGKRHKVEAVVKAAKEKGIPIRIGVNAGSLEKRILEKYGYPTADGMVESALHHIKILEDLDFHDIIVSMKASDVNLAIEAYEKAAKAFDYPLHLGITESGTLFAGTIKSAAGLGAILNLGIGNTVRISLSADPVEEVKVARELLKSFGLASNAATLISCPTCGRIEIDLISIANEIEEYISSIKAPIKVAVLGCAVNGPGEAREADIGIAGARGEGLLFMKGEIVRKVPEETMVEELKIEIDKIAAEYQKNQPELEKA
- a CDS encoding MFS transporter, whose product is MGARPGYIMFFIGLLPIIMVIGNSMFIPLLPQMQIDLAITTVEGGWLLTSFSIPAALLVPLGGILSDRFGRRKIALIALPIIMIGCFISAIATMKAEVTNAFQLMLIGRVIQGVGAGGVTPLAMAFISDIYHGEQRNRALGTIEVFNGIGKVISPIIGGVVLALSWSLSFVFLFAISLFALVGILLFVQTDATVSIDQVPYQKRKKNITYLFKIHWRWLLPIFFTGVIGMFLLFGYLFYFSYLLEMTIANSLWNGIFLAVPLFMLTIFSYMTGRGLKGKETQYKKVFSYGLLFMLIGALMIVILPLQWMAFLLSLMFFSAGFGMLLPAANSALASIVTKGERGQSFRFTRCCGFSV
- a CDS encoding DUF1002 domain-containing protein, encoding MKSLWKKLISVTLVLSLLVPVYVMADAAPGDVVITLGENLSETQKQSLLSEMGATDEDQIIYVTNAEEHQYLGNYISASRIGTRALSSSKITLREEGAGLTVQANNIDWVSEEMYANALITAGVEDADIYVTAPIKVSGTAALTGLIKAYEVAAEVVIPEEQKQIANEEMVRTGELSESIGVEEATELMNRIKEEIANNAVETEDDLRELIRRIAAELGVTLTDEELDGLVSLFMRMKDMNIDWNQVQNQISKVRDNLGDFLNREETQGFIRSLLDLLSRLIDSLRSLFSS